In one Neobacillus sp. CF12 genomic region, the following are encoded:
- a CDS encoding type II CAAX endopeptidase family protein, with amino-acid sequence MKNKYNELIQGLTDRELLFHLYMTQIILLVITFILGILLYDHFSFMQAIDISDLRILSIGVPAGVAIVLVDILLMKMLPPHFYNDGGLNERIFKNRSVIHIIWIAAFVAISEELLFRGIIQTKVGLILASLIFAIIHYRYLFNWFLFSNIVILSFFIGFIYEWTNNLAITMVTHFIIDFLLGLYIKYRHSIDVDEQERLLHE; translated from the coding sequence ATGAAAAATAAATATAATGAACTAATCCAAGGATTAACGGATAGAGAACTACTCTTCCATTTATATATGACCCAAATCATATTACTGGTTATCACTTTTATTTTAGGGATACTTTTGTATGATCATTTTTCCTTTATGCAGGCAATTGATATTTCGGATCTAAGAATCTTGTCTATTGGCGTTCCTGCTGGGGTAGCCATTGTTCTAGTTGATATACTTTTAATGAAAATGCTTCCGCCGCACTTTTATAATGACGGTGGTTTGAACGAAAGAATTTTTAAAAATAGAAGTGTCATTCACATAATTTGGATTGCGGCATTTGTAGCAATCAGTGAAGAATTACTATTTCGAGGTATTATACAAACAAAAGTTGGGCTTATTCTAGCTAGTCTCATATTTGCCATTATTCATTATCGTTACCTTTTTAATTGGTTTTTATTTTCTAATATAGTAATCCTTAGTTTTTTCATTGGATTCATTTATGAATGGACGAACAATTTAGCGATTACCATGGTTACTCATTTTATTATTGATTTTTTATTAGGGCTTTATATTAAATATAGACACTCCATTGATGTCGATGAACAGGAGCGACTACTTCATGAATAA
- a CDS encoding LysM peptidoglycan-binding domain-containing protein — translation MNKEEPFRNQAERLKQRIEKINEETTEVRDQLPPREQIHREKRKKTKIKVKYPIIRILVLFFILLPIVIFSAYSYLEEGKSNRPEKVSGDSSGYEVINFEKSETESTAETNVEEKTVVEDEAAIEVQQPIIPDTSVESPVSTAKGTDKNSSTKDSSNVIYHTVKKGENLYRISLKYYHSKAGEDIIRKANNLKGNEIYLGQVLEIPLNK, via the coding sequence ATGAATAAAGAAGAACCTTTCAGAAACCAAGCAGAACGGCTTAAACAGCGAATTGAAAAAATTAATGAAGAAACAACGGAAGTTCGCGACCAATTACCTCCTAGAGAACAGATTCATAGGGAAAAACGAAAGAAAACGAAAATAAAAGTAAAGTATCCAATTATTCGTATATTGGTGTTATTTTTTATCCTCCTTCCCATCGTTATTTTTAGTGCTTATTCTTACCTTGAAGAGGGAAAGAGTAATAGACCAGAGAAAGTCTCTGGGGATTCTTCTGGTTACGAGGTCATTAATTTTGAAAAGTCTGAAACAGAAAGCACCGCGGAAACGAACGTTGAAGAAAAAACAGTGGTAGAGGATGAAGCGGCAATCGAGGTTCAACAGCCGATTATCCCTGATACTTCAGTTGAGAGCCCAGTTTCAACTGCCAAAGGCACTGACAAAAATAGTTCAACGAAAGATTCAAGTAATGTTATCTATCATACGGTTAAAAAGGGAGAAAATCTTTATAGGATATCTTTGAAGTATTATCATTCAAAAGCTGGAGAGGATATCATCCGAAAAGCGAATAACCTAAAAGGGAATGAAATCTATCTAGGCCAAGTCTTAGAAATCCCGTTAAATAAGTAG
- a CDS encoding DUF2663 family protein, with product MDKPIILLEHTDDATKQMLENVRKRKDKFDTAKRLHYLSIYSMLLFAFLFFSYFYFIIAKQYSYSFFAMFSASVSDAINIGLLAITAILYGAMNVLRQQKDKKEKEYQELRCEIVNRSKDLWKKEEHWKNRHIDFEIMKKTYDINLYHEKK from the coding sequence ATGGATAAACCAATAATTTTACTTGAACATACAGATGATGCGACAAAACAAATGTTAGAAAATGTCCGGAAAAGAAAGGATAAATTTGATACAGCGAAAAGATTGCATTATTTATCCATTTATTCAATGCTGCTATTTGCTTTCCTATTTTTTAGTTATTTCTATTTTATTATTGCTAAACAGTACTCTTATTCTTTCTTTGCTATGTTCTCAGCTTCTGTTAGTGACGCTATTAATATTGGTTTGTTGGCAATTACAGCAATTTTATATGGGGCGATGAATGTATTACGGCAGCAAAAGGACAAAAAAGAAAAAGAGTACCAAGAATTAAGGTGTGAAATTGTAAATCGGAGTAAGGATTTATGGAAAAAGGAAGAACATTGGAAAAATCGCCATATTGATTTCGAAATAATGAAAAAAACCTATGATATTAATCTTTATCATGAAAAAAAATAA
- a CDS encoding manganese catalase family protein produces the protein MWIYEKKLQYPVRVSTCNPTLARYLVEQYGGADGELSAALRYLNQRYSIPDKVIGLLTDIGTEEFAHLEMIATMIYKLTKDATPEMMKAAGLGDHYAIHDNALYYQNSSGVPWTAAYIQAKGDPIADLYEDIAAEEKARATYQWIINLSDDPDLNEGLRFLREREIIHSQRFREAVEILKDEQGKKTFF, from the coding sequence ATGTGGATATATGAAAAGAAGCTTCAATATCCGGTCCGTGTAAGCACTTGTAATCCAACACTAGCTAGATATTTAGTGGAGCAATATGGTGGTGCAGATGGTGAACTGTCAGCAGCATTACGGTATTTAAATCAACGATATTCCATCCCAGATAAAGTCATTGGATTATTAACGGATATTGGTACAGAGGAATTCGCACATCTGGAAATGATTGCCACAATGATATATAAACTCACGAAGGACGCCACTCCTGAAATGATGAAAGCAGCAGGCTTAGGTGACCACTATGCCATTCATGATAATGCTCTTTATTATCAAAATTCATCTGGGGTACCATGGACTGCTGCATATATACAAGCTAAAGGTGATCCAATTGCGGACCTTTATGAAGATATTGCAGCAGAAGAAAAAGCGCGGGCCACTTATCAATGGATTATTAATCTAAGCGATGATCCGGATTTAAACGAAGGTCTAAGGTTCCTTCGAGAACGTGAAATCATCCATTCTCAACGGTTCCGCGAGGCTGTAGAAATATTAAAAGATGAACAAGGTAAGAAAACGTTCTTTTAA
- a CDS encoding spore coat protein CotJB, whose translation MKQIPAEYYQLMEQLQAVDFVLVELTLYLDTHPDDLEAIKQFNHYAKERKTIKKAFESQFGPLQQFGNSYSGHPWNWNEPPWPWQV comes from the coding sequence ATGAAACAAATTCCAGCAGAATACTACCAATTAATGGAACAACTTCAAGCGGTTGACTTTGTATTAGTGGAATTAACTCTGTATTTAGACACACATCCTGATGATCTTGAAGCCATTAAGCAATTCAACCATTATGCAAAAGAAAGAAAAACAATAAAAAAGGCATTTGAAAGTCAATTTGGTCCACTTCAGCAATTTGGGAACAGTTACTCCGGACATCCATGGAACTGGAACGAGCCACCTTGGCCTTGGCAGGTTTAG
- a CDS encoding spore coat associated protein CotJA, with amino-acid sequence MFTLYKTYCPIAGPFDPCKPIPEKTYSTPPNLYIGFQPPNLPQFTPLEALRAGTLWKPFYDPYYNPFEKAKGGIGR; translated from the coding sequence ATGTTTACTCTATATAAAACATATTGTCCGATTGCTGGTCCGTTTGACCCCTGTAAACCGATCCCAGAAAAAACGTATTCAACTCCACCGAATCTATATATTGGATTCCAGCCGCCAAACCTTCCACAATTCACACCACTCGAAGCACTAAGAGCCGGAACTCTATGGAAACCATTTTACGATCCATACTACAACCCTTTTGAAAAAGCTAAAGGGGGAATAGGTAGATGA
- a CDS encoding CBS domain-containing protein, with amino-acid sequence MFVKNMMIPGHACVTVQENTTLAVALEQLETHQIDGLPVLQGEKYVGVVTRYNIYANYFSSGKQKDEYLSGITVKEIATHQEKYLLGEEVFEKTLLDLKDFPLLAVVDPNRKFLGVVTRSDVLSTFQSAFGVNRPGVRIAFTSVETEGRIARLSEIAHHFHEHIISLVTFDETDKLVRRMVMKVEKKDNIDRFTKKLEEQGFRILSIQED; translated from the coding sequence GTGTTTGTAAAAAATATGATGATCCCAGGGCATGCCTGTGTGACGGTTCAGGAAAATACGACATTGGCGGTTGCATTAGAACAGTTGGAAACGCATCAAATTGATGGATTGCCAGTTTTACAAGGAGAAAAATATGTAGGTGTTGTTACACGTTATAATATTTATGCAAACTACTTTTCTTCGGGAAAACAGAAGGATGAATATTTAAGTGGCATCACTGTTAAGGAGATTGCTACACATCAAGAGAAGTACTTATTAGGTGAAGAAGTTTTTGAAAAAACACTTCTTGATTTAAAAGACTTTCCGTTGTTAGCTGTAGTTGATCCAAATCGTAAATTTCTTGGAGTTGTTACACGTTCTGATGTACTTTCCACCTTTCAAAGTGCTTTTGGAGTAAATCGCCCAGGAGTTAGAATTGCCTTTACATCTGTAGAAACAGAGGGGCGTATTGCACGGCTATCTGAAATTGCACATCACTTCCATGAACATATAATTTCACTTGTGACGTTTGATGAGACCGATAAATTGGTTCGGAGAATGGTAATGAAGGTTGAAAAGAAAGATAATATTGACAGGTTTACAAAGAAACTTGAAGAGCAAGGTTTCCGCATCTTAAGTATTCAGGAAGACTAG
- a CDS encoding metallophosphoesterase, whose protein sequence is MGYIIVLLLILGAGLILYMVKEAFGNHLIENVMSFEDFPKSFGSVSIFFISDIHKRLISDDIITAAMGKADIVVIGGDLTEKNVPFERVKKNLEKLKKLGPVYFVWGNNDYETDYRKLDAILLDSGVKVLDNTAATFESVDGEKLSLLGVDDLNQERDRLDLALLDAEDKSFKILASHYPDITNKIFPEHNIRLVLSGHTHGGQIHILGYSPYEQGKVEKLVNTTLLISNGYGTTGVPLRLGAPAQCHLITLKNG, encoded by the coding sequence ATGGGTTATATTATTGTTTTGCTTCTGATTCTGGGAGCGGGTCTGATTTTGTATATGGTAAAAGAAGCCTTTGGAAATCATTTGATCGAAAATGTAATGTCTTTTGAGGATTTTCCCAAGTCGTTCGGAAGTGTATCAATTTTTTTCATCTCTGATATTCACAAGCGTCTTATTTCCGATGATATTATTACTGCTGCTATGGGAAAAGCCGATATCGTTGTAATTGGCGGGGATTTAACTGAAAAGAATGTTCCGTTTGAAAGGGTCAAGAAAAACCTTGAGAAGTTAAAAAAGTTAGGTCCCGTTTATTTTGTTTGGGGAAATAATGATTATGAGACCGACTACCGTAAATTAGATGCTATTCTATTGGATTCAGGAGTAAAAGTATTAGATAATACAGCTGCAACTTTTGAATCTGTGGACGGAGAAAAATTATCCTTGCTTGGTGTGGATGACTTAAATCAAGAGCGAGACAGACTGGACTTGGCATTATTAGATGCGGAAGATAAAAGTTTTAAGATACTAGCAAGTCATTATCCAGATATCACAAACAAAATATTTCCAGAACATAATATAAGACTAGTATTAAGTGGTCATACCCATGGAGGACAAATACATATTTTGGGTTATAGTCCATATGAGCAAGGAAAAGTTGAAAAATTAGTAAACACTACTTTATTAATTAGCAATGGTTATGGAACAACAGGAGTTCCATTAAGATTAGGGGCACCGGCACAGTGCCATTTAATAACGCTGAAAAATGGTTAG
- a CDS encoding MerR family transcriptional regulator: MADQEGKYNIKAAALILGIQPGTLRAWERRYHMIAPVRNDAGHRLYTEEHIKILKWLIKKVNQGFTISQAISLMSNNQVQMDSEALNLKQGNSLNGLMDTLYDALIHFEHERINEVLNTMFSTFTMEKVVIDIFSQVLMKIEDSFICGKITNSQRNYSLSLIKARITTIIHSFPFNVHYNKAVFLTFSEKSDDFGQLLFHFYLRKRGVEVINIGAYYSQEDLNLTLDIIHPDLIIISLGEQKDLNKALSLIEMLTLNHQDLTIGLTSVSITTMKPTEREYFSPYIIGETINEWEMWLMERMVF, translated from the coding sequence ATGGCCGATCAAGAAGGTAAGTACAATATTAAAGCTGCTGCATTAATACTAGGGATTCAGCCAGGGACACTAAGAGCATGGGAAAGACGATATCATATGATTGCACCTGTTCGTAATGATGCAGGACATCGTTTATATACAGAAGAGCATATAAAGATATTAAAGTGGTTAATAAAGAAGGTAAATCAGGGTTTTACCATAAGTCAGGCTATTTCCTTAATGAGTAATAACCAAGTACAAATGGACTCAGAAGCTTTAAACCTCAAACAAGGTAATTCATTAAATGGGTTAATGGACACTCTTTATGACGCCTTAATCCACTTTGAGCATGAAAGGATAAACGAAGTACTTAATACAATGTTCAGTACCTTTACAATGGAAAAAGTGGTTATTGATATTTTTAGCCAGGTCCTTATGAAAATTGAGGATTCTTTTATTTGTGGAAAAATAACCAATTCTCAAAGGAATTATTCTTTATCATTAATAAAAGCACGAATCACAACGATTATTCATAGCTTTCCATTCAATGTACATTATAACAAAGCGGTATTTCTTACATTCTCGGAAAAAAGTGATGACTTTGGTCAGCTTTTATTCCACTTTTATCTAAGAAAACGCGGGGTTGAGGTTATAAATATAGGTGCTTATTATTCTCAAGAGGATCTAAACTTAACATTGGATATCATTCATCCTGATTTAATTATCATCTCATTAGGGGAGCAGAAAGACTTAAATAAGGCACTTTCACTTATTGAAATGCTGACCTTAAATCATCAAGACCTCACCATTGGTCTTACCTCTGTATCAATTACTACAATGAAACCCACAGAAAGGGAATATTTCTCACCATATATTATTGGAGAAACAATTAATGAATGGGAAATGTGGCTAATGGAACGGATGGTATTTTAG
- a CDS encoding genetic competence negative regulator, with the protein MRLERLTVNKIKIFLTSDDLMERGLSKDDIWKDSIKWHQLFRDMLEEASEEFDVEIQGSVAVEIFSLQAQGMIMIITVDENMEEEEEEILFDGYVEMQVRVEGCENLLYQFETIEDIIGLSHMLSSLHVNGGSLFSYNNQYYLLMNNIDSSIIEKIAAFLSEYGNPSILSSHVLAEYGNQIIKDNAVETIIKYFK; encoded by the coding sequence ATGCGCTTAGAACGCTTAACAGTCAATAAGATTAAAATTTTTTTAACCTCTGATGATTTGATGGAAAGGGGACTTTCCAAGGACGATATTTGGAAAGATTCAATAAAATGGCATCAACTTTTCCGCGATATGCTGGAGGAAGCAAGTGAGGAATTTGATGTAGAAATTCAGGGTTCTGTAGCAGTTGAAATTTTCTCCTTGCAGGCACAAGGAATGATTATGATAATAACGGTTGACGAAAATATGGAAGAAGAAGAAGAAGAAATATTATTTGATGGCTATGTAGAAATGCAAGTCAGGGTTGAAGGCTGTGAAAATCTGCTTTATCAATTCGAAACAATAGAAGATATTATCGGTCTTTCTCACATGCTGTCTTCACTGCATGTTAATGGTGGCAGTTTATTTTCCTATAACAATCAATATTACCTACTTATGAATAATATAGATTCATCCATAATAGAAAAAATTGCTGCATTTTTATCTGAGTACGGAAATCCTTCCATTCTTAGTTCGCATGTACTTGCTGAATACGGTAATCAAATTATTAAGGATAATGCGGTGGAAACAATTATAAAATACTTTAAGTAG
- a CDS encoding Glu/Leu/Phe/Val dehydrogenase, which yields MVAEKSNEKTNQEEQNNVLTSTQTVIHKALEKLGYPEEVYELLKEPLRMMTVKIPIRMDDGSIKIFTGYRAQHNDAVGPTKGGIRFHPNVSETEVKALSIWMSLKCGIVDLPYGGGKGGIICDPRDMSFRELERLSRGYVRAISQIVGPTKDIPAPDVFTNSQIMAWMMDEYSRIDEFNSPGFITGKPLVLGGSHGRESATAKGVTICIREAAKKKGIQIEGARVVVQGFGNAGSYLSKFMHDAGAKVVGISDAYGALYDPEGLDIDYLLDRRDSFGTVTKLFNNTISNKELLELDCDILVPAAIENQITAENAHNIRASIVVEAANGPTTLEATEVLTERGILLVPDVLASAGGVTVSYFEWVQNNQGYYWSEEEVEEKLEKVMVKSFNNIFDTAQTRRVDMRLAAYMVGVRKMAEASRFRGWI from the coding sequence ATGGTAGCCGAAAAAAGTAATGAAAAAACTAATCAAGAGGAACAAAATAATGTGTTAACTTCAACACAAACAGTTATACATAAAGCTCTTGAAAAGTTAGGTTATCCTGAAGAAGTATATGAGCTCTTAAAAGAGCCGTTACGTATGATGACAGTGAAAATCCCAATAAGAATGGATGACGGATCAATAAAAATATTTACCGGTTATCGTGCACAGCATAACGATGCAGTCGGCCCAACTAAGGGTGGAATTCGTTTTCATCCCAATGTTTCGGAGACGGAGGTAAAGGCACTATCGATCTGGATGAGTTTGAAGTGTGGAATTGTTGATCTTCCATATGGCGGTGGAAAAGGTGGAATTATTTGTGATCCACGTGATATGTCATTTAGAGAGTTAGAAAGATTAAGTCGTGGATATGTACGAGCCATAAGTCAAATTGTTGGCCCTACAAAAGATATTCCGGCACCAGATGTTTTTACAAATTCTCAAATTATGGCATGGATGATGGATGAATATAGTCGTATTGATGAATTTAACTCTCCTGGTTTTATTACCGGTAAGCCTCTTGTTCTTGGTGGCTCACACGGTCGAGAATCTGCTACTGCTAAAGGTGTAACCATTTGTATACGTGAAGCAGCTAAAAAGAAAGGAATTCAAATCGAGGGTGCCAGGGTTGTTGTACAAGGTTTTGGCAATGCAGGCAGCTATTTATCTAAGTTCATGCATGATGCTGGGGCTAAGGTAGTTGGTATTTCTGATGCCTACGGTGCTTTATATGATCCAGAGGGACTTGATATTGATTATCTTTTAGATCGTCGTGATAGCTTTGGAACGGTAACGAAATTATTTAATAATACGATATCAAACAAGGAACTCCTAGAACTAGATTGTGACATTCTTGTTCCTGCAGCCATAGAAAATCAGATTACTGCTGAAAATGCTCATAATATACGTGCAAGCATAGTGGTTGAAGCTGCAAACGGACCAACTACACTTGAAGCAACGGAAGTTTTAACAGAGCGTGGGATTTTATTAGTACCAGACGTACTCGCTTCTGCTGGTGGAGTAACTGTTTCCTACTTTGAATGGGTTCAAAATAATCAAGGTTATTACTGGTCTGAAGAGGAAGTAGAAGAAAAACTCGAAAAAGTAATGGTAAAATCATTTAACAATATATTTGATACAGCACAAACCCGTCGTGTAGACATGCGCTTAGCAGCCTATATGGTTGGCGTTAGAAAAATGGCTGAGGCTAGCCGATTCAGAGGTTGGATTTAA
- a CDS encoding YpdA family putative bacillithiol disulfide reductase: MQLEDIIIVGGGPCGLAAAIAFKEIGHNPLIIEKGNVVNAIYHYPTHQTFFSTSEKLEIGDVPFITESYKPKRNQALVYYRDVVKRKQLRVNSFEKVVKVVKVETGFQVITNKQTYQAKFVVIATGYYDHPNFMHVPGEDLPKVSHYFKEAHPYFDKDVCVIGGKNSSVDAALELVKAGARVSVLYRGQEYSSSIKPWILPEFEALVRNGIIMMEFNSHIIEITKDQVRYKKDGEEKTIFNDFVFAMTGYRPDHSFLKDMGIKIDEETGRPLFNPDTMETNIKGIYIAGVIAAGNNANEIFIENGRFHGNLIAQSIKKNLKR, encoded by the coding sequence TTGCAACTAGAAGATATTATTATTGTCGGAGGTGGACCATGTGGTTTAGCAGCTGCTATTGCCTTTAAAGAAATTGGGCATAATCCGCTCATTATTGAAAAAGGGAATGTAGTGAATGCTATCTATCATTACCCCACTCACCAAACATTTTTTAGTACAAGTGAAAAGCTGGAAATCGGAGATGTTCCATTTATTACAGAAAGCTATAAACCTAAACGAAACCAAGCGCTCGTATATTATCGTGATGTTGTTAAGCGTAAACAACTTCGTGTTAATTCATTTGAAAAAGTAGTAAAGGTTGTTAAAGTAGAAACAGGTTTCCAAGTAATTACCAATAAACAGACATATCAAGCTAAATTTGTTGTGATTGCTACTGGCTACTATGACCACCCAAATTTCATGCATGTTCCCGGGGAAGATTTACCGAAAGTGTCCCATTATTTTAAAGAAGCTCACCCCTATTTCGATAAGGACGTATGTGTGATAGGCGGTAAGAACTCCAGCGTCGATGCCGCTCTTGAACTGGTTAAAGCGGGTGCCAGGGTAAGTGTGCTATACCGTGGACAAGAGTATTCCTCAAGCATTAAGCCGTGGATTCTCCCAGAATTTGAGGCTTTAGTACGAAACGGCATTATAATGATGGAATTTAATTCGCATATCATAGAGATTACGAAAGACCAAGTAAGATATAAAAAGGATGGAGAAGAAAAGACTATATTTAATGATTTCGTTTTTGCGATGACCGGTTATCGACCTGATCACTCTTTTTTAAAAGATATGGGGATAAAAATTGACGAGGAAACTGGAAGACCACTTTTTAATCCTGATACAATGGAAACGAATATAAAAGGTATTTATATCGCAGGAGTCATTGCTGCAGGTAATAATGCCAACGAAATATTTATTGAAAATGGAAGGTTTCATGGAAATCTGATTGCACAATCAATCAAAAAAAACTTAAAAAGGTAA
- a CDS encoding asparaginase, whose protein sequence is MKKVVLLTTGGTIASKPNRDSGKLASGELTGEELAAMCNLPKDIEVVVESVFQKASIHITFEDLVELKNKIIEYYKDEKVSGVVVTHGTDTLEETAYFLDLTILDPRPVVITGSQRSPEDLGSDVYINLRHAIYSACSEDLQNAGAVVVFNERIFAARYVKKEHASNIQGFNVFGFGYLGIIDNDVVHIFQKPIKREYFAIQCPIPQVEIVKCYIGGDGKFIKAARESGVKGIILEGVGRGQVAPLMMEEIEKSLSEGIVLVITTSAEEGSVYTTYDYKGSAYDLYKKGVILGSDNDSKKARIKLAVALASGLEKINF, encoded by the coding sequence ATGAAAAAGGTTGTATTGTTAACTACGGGTGGGACGATTGCTAGTAAACCCAATAGGGATTCAGGGAAATTAGCTTCTGGAGAACTAACAGGTGAAGAACTAGCGGCCATGTGTAACCTGCCGAAGGATATTGAAGTTGTGGTTGAATCCGTATTTCAAAAGGCAAGTATACATATTACATTTGAAGATTTAGTGGAATTAAAGAATAAAATTATCGAATATTATAAGGACGAAAAGGTTTCTGGAGTAGTGGTAACTCATGGAACAGACACCCTTGAAGAAACAGCATACTTTCTTGATTTAACGATTTTGGATCCACGTCCAGTGGTCATTACAGGATCACAGCGTTCTCCAGAAGACTTAGGAAGCGATGTTTACATAAATTTAAGACATGCTATATATTCGGCCTGTTCAGAGGATTTACAGAATGCAGGTGCTGTTGTCGTGTTCAATGAACGAATATTTGCTGCCCGCTATGTAAAAAAAGAACATGCCTCCAATATTCAGGGGTTTAATGTATTTGGGTTCGGCTATCTAGGAATAATCGATAATGATGTGGTGCATATCTTCCAAAAGCCAATAAAGCGTGAATATTTTGCTATACAGTGTCCTATACCCCAAGTCGAAATTGTAAAATGTTATATTGGTGGTGACGGCAAATTTATTAAGGCAGCGAGAGAATCCGGAGTTAAGGGTATTATCCTTGAGGGTGTTGGCCGTGGGCAAGTAGCTCCACTAATGATGGAGGAGATAGAAAAGTCACTTTCAGAAGGAATTGTTTTGGTGATTACAACAAGTGCTGAAGAAGGTTCGGTGTATACCACTTATGATTATAAAGGTAGTGCGTATGACCTATATAAAAAAGGGGTAATCCTCGGAAGTGACAATGACTCCAAAAAGGCAAGAATTAAATTAGCTGTTGCGCTGGCTAGCGGGCTCGAGAAAATAAATTTTTAA
- the prsW gene encoding glutamic-type intramembrane protease PrsW — translation MLGILSAGIAPGLALLSYFYLKDEYETEPISVVMKTFMYGALLVFPIMFIQHVFHTENVIKSGFIEAFLSSSLLEEFFKWFILFYAIYQHVELDEPFDGIVYGVAVSLGFATVENIFYLIANGIEHAMARALLPVSSHALFGVIMGFYMGKAKFTEGKKAKWILASLLLPFILHGSYDYILISQENWIYIILPFMIFLWWLGLRKVKMAKILTTNHKKKQYSTQNSFHS, via the coding sequence ATGCTGGGAATATTATCAGCCGGCATCGCCCCTGGACTGGCCTTGCTGAGCTATTTTTATTTAAAAGATGAATATGAGACAGAGCCAATATCTGTAGTGATGAAGACATTCATGTACGGTGCTCTTTTGGTGTTTCCAATCATGTTTATTCAGCATGTGTTCCATACGGAGAACGTTATTAAATCTGGATTTATTGAAGCCTTTCTATCCTCGAGCCTGCTCGAAGAGTTTTTTAAATGGTTTATCCTATTCTATGCGATTTACCAACATGTTGAGTTAGATGAACCATTTGATGGTATTGTATATGGCGTGGCTGTTTCCCTTGGTTTTGCCACTGTAGAAAACATATTTTATTTAATTGCGAATGGGATCGAACATGCAATGGCAAGGGCATTGCTTCCTGTCTCTAGTCATGCCCTGTTCGGGGTGATTATGGGATTTTACATGGGAAAAGCAAAGTTCACAGAAGGAAAAAAAGCAAAGTGGATATTAGCTTCTTTACTTTTGCCTTTCATCCTTCATGGATCTTATGATTATATTTTAATTTCACAAGAAAACTGGATTTATATTATTTTACCTTTTATGATCTTTCTTTGGTGGTTAGGCCTAAGGAAGGTTAAAATGGCGAAAATCTTAACGACAAATCATAAGAAAAAACAATATTCAACTCAAAATTCCTTTCATTCTTAA